In Mus caroli chromosome 19, CAROLI_EIJ_v1.1, whole genome shotgun sequence, a genomic segment contains:
- the Zdhhc24 gene encoding probable palmitoyltransferase ZDHHC24 isoform X2, translating to MLLTGKVSLAQFALAFVVDTCVAGALLCGAGLLFHGMLLLRGQTTWEWARGHHCYDLGTCHNLQAALGPRWALVWFWPFLASPLPGDGITFQTPGDVGLVTS from the exons ATGCTACTCACAG GCAAAGTGTCTCTGGCCCAGTTTGCCCTGGCCTTTGTGGTGGACACGTGTGTGGCAGGTGCACTGTTGTGTGGTGCCGGGCTGCTTTTCCATGGGATGCTGCTGCTTCGGGGACAGACCACCTGGGAGTGGGCTCGGGGTCACCACTGCTATGACCTGGGCACCTGCCACAACCTGCAGGCAGCCCTGGGGCCTCGCTGGGCCCTAGTCTGGTTCTGGCCTTTTCTAGCCTCTCCTTTGCCTGGAGATGGGATCACTTTCCAGACTCCAGGCGATGTGGGTCTTGTGACTTCCTGA